From the Bremerella alba genome, one window contains:
- a CDS encoding SRPBCC family protein: MALSPVKRRVLNIVLFLLIGLIVLAFALAIAVSLQPNEFQVTRSMKMDAPPEVVFPHVNQFAAWKAWSPYEKLDPNMTTTLEGPTAGQGAVMRWAGNGNAGAGSTTIVQSEPNESIQIDLQMTAPMDCHNDVVFTFRPEGKSTVVTWSMSGKVDLMAKFFHLIIDIDKMCGDQFTEGLASLKEISEKQASATTS, translated from the coding sequence CGTCGGGTTTTGAATATCGTTTTATTCTTATTGATCGGGCTGATCGTTTTGGCCTTTGCTTTGGCAATTGCCGTGTCCCTGCAGCCAAATGAATTTCAGGTTACCCGATCCATGAAAATGGATGCTCCGCCTGAGGTAGTCTTTCCGCATGTAAATCAGTTCGCTGCCTGGAAGGCCTGGTCTCCCTACGAAAAGCTCGACCCTAATATGACGACAACTTTAGAAGGGCCCACGGCAGGGCAGGGGGCCGTCATGCGATGGGCGGGAAATGGTAACGCAGGTGCTGGAAGCACGACCATCGTCCAAAGTGAACCCAACGAGTCGATTCAGATTGATCTTCAAATGACCGCTCCGATGGACTGTCACAATGATGTCGTTTTCACATTCCGGCCTGAGGGCAAGAGCACGGTGGTGACGTGGAGCATGAGTGGTAAGGTAGACCTGATGGCGAAGTTCTTTCATCTCATAATCGACATCGACAAGATGTGCGGCGACCAGTTCACCGAGGGGCTCGCCAGTTTGAAAGAGATAAGCGAGAAACAAGCATCGGCGACAACCTCGTAG